In Candidatus Pelagibacter sp. RS39, the following proteins share a genomic window:
- the rodA gene encoding rod shape-determining protein RodA encodes MYQHTRFDNKNNFFQKFGSLDYVLLSCLLILGFISLATMYSTDGGEVLFHTRSHFIKFIVFFSMMIVISFINIKFWFSLGYLSYAIILGMLIWTVNFGITASGSKRWIDLYFLNLQPSELMKIFIILCLAKYFHRMKTQHVNSFYAICFSLIIIFVPMSLVIIQPDLGTSLLIAISGIVVLWFAGLNQKYFFYSCLVSIISLPIIISFLKPYQKLRVLTFLNPDRDPLGAGYQIIQSKIAVGSGGIMGKGFLKGTQSYLEFLPEKHTDFIFTLYSEEFGFIGSVLLLLIYSIIIYRVIRIGALSRSYFAKLFCYSFGTSIFIYIVINMSMVLGLLPIVGSPLPIMSYGGSSMLATMIGFGIVMSAKTHSQQSIA; translated from the coding sequence ATGTACCAGCATACTAGATTTGATAATAAAAATAATTTTTTTCAAAAATTTGGAAGCTTAGACTATGTGCTTCTATCGTGTCTTTTGATCCTTGGTTTTATAAGTCTTGCAACAATGTATTCTACTGATGGAGGTGAAGTATTATTTCATACAAGAAGTCACTTTATTAAATTTATTGTTTTCTTCTCGATGATGATTGTAATTTCATTTATTAATATAAAATTTTGGTTCTCTCTTGGCTATTTATCTTATGCGATTATTTTAGGAATGTTAATTTGGACAGTAAATTTTGGTATTACTGCATCAGGGTCCAAAAGGTGGATTGACCTATATTTTTTAAATCTTCAACCATCTGAACTGATGAAAATTTTTATTATTTTATGTTTAGCAAAATATTTTCATAGAATGAAGACACAACATGTAAATTCTTTTTATGCAATTTGTTTTTCATTAATTATTATTTTTGTTCCAATGAGTTTGGTAATTATTCAACCTGATTTGGGCACATCATTACTTATTGCGATAAGTGGAATTGTCGTATTATGGTTTGCAGGATTAAATCAAAAATATTTTTTTTATTCTTGTTTGGTATCAATTATTTCATTACCAATTATTATTTCTTTTTTAAAACCTTATCAAAAACTCAGGGTATTAACTTTTCTTAATCCAGACAGAGATCCGTTAGGTGCGGGCTATCAGATTATTCAATCCAAGATAGCTGTTGGATCAGGAGGCATTATGGGTAAAGGTTTTTTGAAAGGAACGCAAAGTTATTTAGAATTTCTTCCTGAAAAACATACTGATTTTATATTTACGTTATATTCAGAAGAATTTGGTTTTATAGGATCAGTTTTGTTACTTTTAATTTATAGTATTATAATTTACCGAGTTATAAGAATAGGGGCTCTATCTAGAAGCTATTTTGCAAAATTATTTTGCTACAGTTTCGGAACATCAATTTTTATATATATCGTAATAAACATGAGCATGGTTCTAGGTTTACTTCCTATTGTAGGCTCCCCCTTACCGATCATGTCATATGGTGGTTCATCAATGTTAGCTACCATGATAGGATTTGGAATTGTTATGAGTGCCAAAACTCATAGTCAACAATCCATTGCATAA